One genomic segment of Capricornis sumatraensis isolate serow.1 chromosome X, serow.2, whole genome shotgun sequence includes these proteins:
- the LOC138071056 gene encoding LOW QUALITY PROTEIN: E3 ubiquitin-protein ligase SIAH1-like (The sequence of the model RefSeq protein was modified relative to this genomic sequence to represent the inferred CDS: inserted 2 bases in 1 codon), producing MCIPSPQKLDETAMVRDELLTCTELDMLIFLLAPWGRRHAGRASPRRPPECEVFGASAREFGSVRGLGSARGLENGGLSGAATTVGGRPGGGGGVAFAGGPWWRRRRRSVCEPGPRSRCAXSPTEMTDNTVSNSALASLFECPVCLNHVLPPITQCQNGHLVCSECRSRLARCPTCRGPLTGVRNLAMERVADLVLFPCRYASSGCGATVPPTEKADHEEHCVFRPCRCPCPGTSCGWQGAMDAVVPHVMQHYNNSVITLQGEVVVFLAVNINLAGTLDWVMVQSCFGSQFLLILEKLEIHDDYEKFFAAVQLVGTREQAEHFTYRLELNGTRRRLMWEATPLSIHERIETAFLNCNCLVFHPRVAELFAENGDLSINVTISMT from the exons ATGTGCATTCCCTCACCTCAGAAGTTGGACGAAACTGCCATGGTCAGAGATGAATTACTGACCTGCACGGAATTAGACATGCTGAT ATTCCTGTTGGCCCCCTGGGGCCGCAGGCACGCGGGCCGCGCTTCCCCGCGGCGGCCGCCAGAGTGTGAGGTATTTGGCGCGAGCGCGCGCGAGTTCGGGAGCGTGCGCGGGCTCGGGAGCGCGCGCGGGCTCGAGAACGGCGGGCTGTCAGGAGCCGCGACGACCGTTGGTGGGCGCCC AGGCGGTGGCGGTGGCGTGGCCTTCGCTGGTGGGCCTTGGTGGCGGCGGCGACGACGGAGCGTGTGTGAACCAGGACCGAGGTCGAGGTGCGC CTCCCCCACAGAAATGACTGACAACACTGTGTCCAACAGTGCCTTGGCGAGTCTTTTTGAGTGTCCGGTGTGTCTGAACCATGTCTTGCCTCCAATTACACAGTGCCAGAATGGCCACCTCGTTTGTAGTGAATGCCGCTCAAGGCTCGCCCGTTGTCCAACTTGCCGGGGCCCGCTGACAGGCGTTCGCAACTTGGCCATGGAGAGAGTGGCCGATTTAGTACTCTTCCCGTGTAGATACGCCTCTTCTGGATGCGGAGCAACCGTGCCACCCACAGAAAAAGCAGACCACGAAGAACACTGTGTGTTTAGGCCCTGTCGTTGCCCTTGCCCTGGCACTTCCTGTGGGTGGCAAGGCGCCATGGATGCCGTTGTACCACATGTGATGCAGCACTATAACAACTCCGTTATAACCCTGCAGGGAGAAGTTGTCGTTTTCCTTGCAGTCAACATTAATCTGGCTGGTACCCTTGACTGGGTGATGGTGCAGTCCTGTTTTGGGTCTCAGTTCTTACTAATTTTGGAGAAACTGGAAATCCACGACGATTACGAGAAATTCTTTGCCGCTGTCCAGCTGGTAGGAACACGCGAGCAAGCTGAACATTTTACTTATCGACTTGAGCTAAATGGTACGAGACGGCGATTGATGTGGGAAGCCACGCCTCTATCTATTCATGAGCGAATTGAAACAGCGTTTCTGAACTGTAACTGCCTAGTCTTCCACCCCAGAGTTGCGGAACTTTTCGCAGAAAATGGCGATTTAAGCATCAATGTAACTATTTCCATGACTTGA